A region of Oncorhynchus tshawytscha isolate Ot180627B unplaced genomic scaffold, Otsh_v2.0 Un_contig_1101_pilon_pilon, whole genome shotgun sequence DNA encodes the following proteins:
- the gatm gene encoding glycine amidinotransferase, mitochondrial — protein MLRVRCLRGGSRGAEAAHLIGSMLGRAMTGWVQGAFQSYSSSAAAAQPQRALEENAVTEPERQECPVCAYNEWDPLEEVIVGRAENARVPPFTVEVKANTYEKHWPFYQKYGGQSFPEDHLKKAVAEIEEMCNILRMEGVTVQRPEPMDWSFEYNTPDFTSTGMYAAMPRDILMVVGNEIIEAPMAWRSRFFEYRAYRPLIKEYFRKGAKWTTPPKPTMSDELYDQDYPIRTVEDRHKLAAQGKFVTTEHEPCFDAADFIRAGRDLFVQRSQVTNYMGIEWMRRHLAPDYKVHIISFKDPNPMHIDATFNIIGPGLVLSNPDRPCRQVEMFEKAGWTVVKPPTPLIPDDHPLWMSSKWLSMNVLMLDPKRVMCDANEHTIHKMFENLGIKTIKVNIRHANSLGGGFHCWTTDVRRRGSLESYFH, from the exons ATGCTGCGAGTCAGGTGTCTCAGAGGAGGTAGCAGGGGGGCCGAGGCCGCCCATCTGATCGGATCTATG CTCGGCCGCGCCATGACAGGCTGGGTGCAGGGCGCGTTCCAGAGCTACTCGAGTTCCGCTGCTGCCGCGCAGCCGCAACGCGCCCTGGAGGAGAACGCTGTCACTGAGCCTGAGCGACAGGAGTGTCCTGTCTGCGCCTACAACGAATGGGACCCGCTCGAAGAGGTGATCGTAGGCCGCGCAGAGAACGCGCGCGTCCCTCCTTTCACAGTAGAGGTCAAG GCTAACACATATGAGAAGCATTGGCCCTTCTACCAGAAGTATGGGGGCCAAAGCTTTCCTGAGGACCACTTGAAGAAAGCCGTTGCTGAGATTGAAGAAATGTGCAATATTCTCCGCATGGAGGGAGTTACAGTCCAGAGACCTGAACCCATGGACTGGTCCTTTGAGTACAACACTCCAGACTTCACCTCTACTG gcATGTATGCTGCCATGCCCAGAGACATCCTCATGGTAGTGGGGAATGAGATTATCGAGGCTCCCATGGCCTGGAGGTCCCGCTTCTTTGAGTACCGGGCCTACAGACCCCTCATCAAGGAGTACTTCAGAAAGGGTGCCAAGTGGACCACCCCCCCAAAACCCACCATGTCTGATGAGCTGTACGATCAG GACTACCCTATCCGCACGGTGGAGGACAGACACAAGCTGGCTGCCCAGGGAAAGTTTGTCACCACCGAACACGAGCCGTGCTTCGATGCCGCTGACTTCATCAGAGCTGGCAGGGATCTGTTCGTCCAGAGGAGTCAG GTTACAAACTACATGGGGATTGAGTGGATGCGTCGCCATCTTGCCCCGGACTACAAGGTCCACATCATCTCATTCAAGGACCCCAACCCCATGCACATTGACGCCACCTTCAACATCATCGGGCCGGGACTGGTGCTGTCCAACCCTGATCGTCCCTGTCGTCAG GTGGAGATGTTTGAGAAGGCCGGCTGGACCGTGGTGAAGCCTCCAACCCCTCTGATTCCTGAtg ACCACCCTCTGTGGATGTCCTCTAAGTGGCTGTCCATGAATGTCTTGATGCTGGACCCCAAACGGGTCATGTGTGATGCTAACGAGCACACCATCCACAAGATGTTTGAGAACCTTG GTATCAAGACCATCAAGGTGAACATCCGCCACGCCAACTCCCTGGGAGGAGGCTTCCACTGCTGGACTACCGACGTGCGTCGCCGTGGTTCCCTCGAGTCCTACTTCCACTAG